In Leifsonia sp. PS1209, the genomic stretch AGCCGCACCGACTTCGACGAACTCGCCGCCAACCCGCCGGAGTGGCTCGTCACCCTGCGCGCGGAAGGACCGCACCCGCGCGACGTGGTCGCCCACAAGCTCGGCGTCTCCAACTCCGGCCTCGCGCGCGGCGGCGTCACCGAGGCGCTGACGACGGCGGAAATCAAGGCGCTGCTGGAGAACCCGCCCGCGTGGCTGGTCACCGAGCGAGCCACCCAGGCCGCCGTGCACGCGGAGAACGCCCGCGTCAAGGCACGCAACGCGGAGCGCGCCGCCCGCACCGACTGACCTCCGGCCCGGCTCGCGTCAGCGCTGCGTGCGCGCAGCCGACCGGGCGAGGACCTCCGGACCGGTGACGAGCGCCCGGCGCCACGGCGCCACCCCGTCGATCTCGATCTGCAGCGAGAAGCTCAGGACGGTCCGGATGAGGACGATCAGCGCCAGCGCCAGGGCGTCGGTGAGCGACGGCGTCGAGGTGACCGTCCTGACCAGGTCGGCGGCCACCAGCACTTCCAGTCCGAGCAGGATGACCCCGCCGAAGCTCTCGCGGAGCGTCTTGAACGCCGTCCGCCCGGAGCGGGAGATCACCCAGGCGCGGATCGCGATGGCGACGGCGACGAGGAAGCCGACGGCCATCGCGCTGACGCCGACGACCTCGAAGGCGACCGCGATGGTGTCGAAGAAACCCTGACCGAACATGCGCTCATGCTGCCACATCCCGGCCACGGTCAGCGAGCGCCCCGCCCAGCGAACCCCGCCCAGCGTGTCCCGCCCCGCGTGTCCCGCGTCAGGACACGTGCACGGCCGGGCGGCGCTTCACGTCGCGTTCCGCCTCGCGCAGCACCTCGCGCGTCACAGGAGCCACCTCGCCGACACCCGTGATCAGGAACCGGAACATGTTGGAGATCGGGTTGCCCTCGGTCCACTCGAAGTAGATCGTCGGCACGACGCCGGTCACATCCCGGATCTCCAGCAGCACGGCCGCGATCGTGTTCGGAACGTTGCCCGCCTTCACCTGCAGCACCCGGTAGCCGTGCTTGACGACGCCGTGCACGATCAGGTCCTCCTCGAAGTCGGACGAGTCCGACCGGTAGACCTCGATGAAGATCGTGCGGGAGCGCTGCGGGATGTGGCTGAACTTGCGTTCGTCCTTGTTCTTCTGCTCGTACTCTTTCGTCGTGTCGACGTCCGGCTCGTGCGAGATGATCCGGATCTCGCCCTCCTCCGCGTCTTCGAGGACGAAGTCGAGCGCCGTGACGTCGAGGGTGACGGAGGTCGCGCGCAGCTGGAACGACCGGCCGATGCGGGAGACGATCGAGATGGTGATGATGCCGATGATGAACAGGCTGGCGATGCGCAGGCCGTCCGGGCGCTCGAAGATGTTGGCGATGGTCGTGTAGACGAAGATCGTGGTGACGATCGCGAACGCGATGGTGCGCTTGCGCTGTCTCTTCCGCCAGGCCGACAGGGTGACGGCGAGGGATGCCGACGTGATCAGCACCAGCACGCCGGTCGCGTACGCGCCGCCCTGCGCATCCACGTCGGCCTGGAAGACCAGGGTGATGACGAACGCGATGAGCGTGAACACCAGCACCAGCGGGCGCACGGCGCGCGCCCACTGAGGCGCCATGCCGTAGCGGGGGAGGTAGCGCGGCACCAGGTTCAGCAGACCGGCCATCGCCGATGCTCCCGCGAACCACAGGATGAGGATGGTGCTGAGGTCGTAGACGGAGCCGAACACGTTTCCCAGGTATTCGTGGGCCAGGTAGGCGAGCGCGCGGCCGTTGGCGGAGCCTCCGGACTGGAACTCCTTCTGCGGGATCAGCAGCGTGGTGGTGAAGCTCGACGTGATGAGGAAGCAGCTCATGATGATGGCCGCGGTCGTCAGCAGGCGGCCGGCGCCCCGGATGCGTCCCCGCGGGTACTCCGGGTCGTCGTCCGGCCGTCCCTTGATCTGCGGCATGACCGCAACACCCGTCTCGAAGCCGGACAGGCCGAGGGCGAGCCTCGGGAAGACGAGCAGCGCGATCCCGACCACCATCAGCGGGTTGCCGTGCTGCGTGTTGAGGGCGGCCCACCAGTCGTCGATGGCGGTGGTGTGCTGGAACACCTCGACGATGGAGGTGGCCACGACGATCACGTTGAGCGCCAGGTACACCGCCACCAGGACGACGGCGATGCCAATGGCCTCCCGGAAGCCCTTGAGGAACACCGCGCCGAGGAGCGCCAGGAGGAACAGCGTGATGCCGACCTGGTTGCCGTGGAACCACTCGGGCGTGTACGGGTTCTCGATCGCGTGGGCCGTGGCGTCCGCCGCGGACAGGGTGATCGTGATCATGAAGTCGGTGGCGGCGAAGCCGAGCAGCACGAGCACGAACAGCTTTCCGGCCCACCAGGGCAGCAGGCGCTCGAGCATCGCGATGGACCCGGAGCCCTTGAAGCTCTCTCTCGCCACCCTGCGGTACACCGGCAGGGCGCCGAGCAGGGTCAGGGCGACGAGCACGAGCGTGGCGAAGGGGGAGACCACCCCGGCGGCCAGGGCGGCGATGGCCGGCTGATAGCCGAGCGTGGAGAAGTAGTCGACGCCGGTGAGGCACATGACCTGCCACCAGGTGTGCTGGCGTTCCGGCTTCCTGCCGTGCGGGCCCTGGTGCGTGCCGCGCTCGTCGATCAGTCCGGAGAGCAGCCAGTGCCGGAACGTGCTCTTCCCCGGTCTGGCCGGTTTCTGCGGCTCGTGCGCCTGACCGGGAACCGGAGTCGGACTCGTGGGGGTGGTCTCCGCAGGAGTGCTGGACATCGGTTCCTTCGTTCTCGTGCAGGTCGGCGCGCAACTGAATTGTACGCACGGAGAGAGCGCGGGAACGTGCAGGGATGACGCGACGCGGCCGCGTCGGGCTAACGGATCACCAGGCCGAGCTGCGGTAGTCCTTCAGGAACACGCCGTGCAGGTCTTCTCCGGCCTGTCCGCGCACGATCGGGTCGTATACGCGGGCCGCGCCGTCGACCAGGTCGAGCGGGGCGTGGAAGCCCTCCTCCGCCAGGCGCACCTTCGTGTAGTGCGGGCGCTCGTCGGTGATCCAGCCGGTGTCGACCGCCGTCATCAGGATGCGGTCCGTCTCGAACATCTCGCCGGCGCTGGTGCGGGTGAGCATGTTGAGGGCGGCTTTCGCCATGTTGGTGTGCGGGTGGCCCGGCCCCTTGTAGCGGCGGCCGAACACGCCCTCCATCGCCGAGACGTTGACGATGTACGCGCGCCCGGCCTCTGCGGCTGCCGTGGCGGCGGCCATGGATGCGCGCAGCCGGCTGATCAGCAGGAACGGTGCGGTGGTGTTGCAGAGCTGCACTTCCAGCATCTCCAGCGGGTCCACATCCTGGACCGCCTGGGTCCAGCTGTTGACGGTGTGCACATCCGGAACGAGCCCTCCGGCGTCGATGGCGGTGCCGTCGGCGTGCTTGGCGAGCGACGACGAGCCCGGCGCCATCGCGAGAGCAGCCAGCTCGTCGGCGGTGAGCGCAGACGGCCCGGCGAGTTCGGCGACCGTGCCGGCGACGTTCGCGGCGGAGAGCAGGGGATGCGCGGCCACGGACGCCTCGAGCGCGTGCGGGTGCGGGTCCGCCGTGTGACCGAAGGTCTCCATCTCGGGCAGGGGACCATCGGGGAGCGGCCGGCTCTCCGCCTCGGCGAGCAGCGAGTACGCTCCCGCCGAGCGTCGGACGGTCTGGGCGGCGTTGTTGATCAGGATGTCCAGCGGGCCCTGCGCGGCGACGGAGTCGGCCAGCGCGATCACCTGGGCGGGGTCGCGCAGGTCGATGCCGACGACACGGAGGCGGTGCAGCCACTCGGACGCGTCCGGCAGCTGGGAGAAGCGGCGGACGGCATCCCGGGGGAACCGCGTGGTGATGGTGAGGTGCGCGCCGTCGCGCAGCAGCCGCAGGGCGATGTGCATCCCGATCTTGGCGCGGCCGCCGGTGAGCAGGGCGCGCTTGCCGGTGAGGTCGGTCCTCGCGTTGCGCTTGGCGTGGCTGAGGGCGGCGCAGTCGGGGCAGAGCTGGTGGTAGAAGGCGTCGACGAGCGTGTAGTGCTGCTTGCAGATGTAGCAGGCGCGGGACTTCAGGAGGGTGCCTGCGCTCGCCGCCTCCGTGCTGGTGGTGAGGTCGAGGCCGCGGGTCTCGTCGTCGATGCGGTCCGGTGCTCCGGTCGCGGTGGCGGCGACGACGGCCTTATCGGCCTCGGCGACGGCGCGGCGGATCTCTTTGCGCCTGGCCTGCTTGACGGCCTTGAACATGTGCGCGGTCGCCCGGCGCACGGTGATGAAGTCGGGGTGCTCCTCGTCGAGCTCGTGCAGGTTCTCCAGGACGCGGAGGGCCGCTGCGAGGTCTGCGGGGTCGACGCGGGACGCAGCGGAGCCGGATGCGTCGGATGCGCCGGATGCGCCGGGCGCGTCGGAATCGAGCGCGTCGGAATCGGGAGAGGGGGAGTCGGGGAGCACCGGAGAATTCTACGCGGTGGCGGCTGGACGCATCTCCAGCCAGCTCAGCCCGCGCAGGTCGACGCACACCGTCTCGCGTTTCTCGACGGCGACCACGAGCACGTCGCCGCAGACCGAGCAGCGCACCACCAGTCCGTGATCGTTCGGGTACACCCGCGCGACCGCGACGACGGCCTCGTCTCCGCAGCTCGCGCACTTGCCGACGGCGCTGGTGATGTCGGCGGCGAAGACCTCCGACAGCAGCCCGGCCGCCGCGTTCCCGTCGAGGTAGTCCGGTCCGGTCATGCCGCCGCTCCGATCCCGCCGTAGCGTTCGGTCCTGATGCGTGCAGGGTCGTGCCCGGCGTCCACCAGCCAGCCGGACACCGTCTCGACGAACGCGGTCGCGCCGCAGAGGTAGAACGTGGGGGTCGCGGTGACCGGCAGGGTGGCCGCCGCCAGCGCCTCCGCGGTCAGCCGTCCCGCATCCACCGGCCAGTCGGGCGGGGTCTCGCGGGTGTAGACGTAGTGCACGGAGAGCGGGGCGGCCGTATCCCTGGCGAGCATGGCGAGCTCGTCGCGGTAGTAGACGGCCTCGGGGGAGCGCACGGAGTAGAGCAGCCGGAACGGTGCTGCGCTCGCCGCGGCGGCGTGCGCCCTCGCCATCGACATCAGCGGCACGACGCCGGAGCCTCCGGCGATCAGCTGGATGGGCGTCTGCTCACCCGGCCGCCAGACGAACCAGCCGCCGACCGGGCCGCGCACCTCCAGCTGCTCTCCCGTCGTCACGCCGCGCACGAGGTAGGGGGAGACCTCGCCGTCCGCGAGCTCCTCCACGGTCAGTTCGAGTTCGTCGCCGGGCAGCGCAGACGCGATCGAGTACGACCGCACCGCCTGGTATCCGTCGGGAGCCGTGAGCCTGATGTCGACGTGCTGCCCGGCCAGGTGCCCGCTGAGGCCGGGGATGCGCAGCCGCAGCGTGCGCGCGGTCGGCGTCTCGAAGCGGGCGGCCACCACCTCCGCGACGCGCCAGGCCGTGCTCACCAGTAGCGCTCTTCTTTCCAGGGGTCCCCGTACATGTTGTAGCCGTTCTGCTCCCAGAACCCCGGCTGGTCCTGCGGCAGCATCTGCAGGCCGTTGACCCACTTGGCGCTCTTCCAGAAGTAGAGGTGCGGCACCAGCAGGCGCGCGGGCCCTCCGTGCTCCGGAGCGAGGTCCTCGCCGTCGAAGGTGTGGGCGATCCAGGCCTTCCCGTCGAGCAGGTCGGCGAGCGGGACGTTGGTGGTGTACCCGCCGTACGAGTGCGCCATCGTGTACTCGTAGTCGGTGTCGACGCCCTCGAACAGCGTGTCGATCGCGACGCCCCGCCACGACGTGCCGAGTTTCGACCAGCTGGTGACGCAGTGGATGTCCTGGGTCACGTCGTCCTGGGGGAGGGCGAGGAACTCGTCCCAGCTCCAGCGGTGCACCGTCCCGTTCTCGGTGGTGATGGTGAACGCCCACTCGTCGTGCGTGATGCGCGGCGTCGGACCGGCGGAGAGCACGGGGAAGCCCTCGGTGAGGTATTGGCCTGGCGGAAGTCGTGTGTCCTCGGTACGGCGGCGGCCGAGGAATCCGGAGGAGATGATTCCCATGCGCGCAGCTTATTACCCGGCCACCCGCGCGGTCTATGGTGTTGCCTATGACCGTCGTGAATCTCGGCACACCGCGGAGCGCAGCTCTGCGGACAGAGCCGAGCACGGAGGGCCGCCCGGACACACGGGACCTCGTCGACCGGTACGGCAGGGTCGCCCGCGACCTGCGCGTATCCGTGACGGAGAAATGCTCGCTGCGCTGCACGTACTGCATGCCGGAGGACGGCCTGCCGAGCATCCCGCGCGACGACCTGCTGAGCGCCGTCGAGATCTCCAGGCTGGTGCGCATCGCCACGCGCGACCTCGGCATCACCGAGGTGCGGTTCACCGGCGGGGAGCCGCTGATGCGCGCAGACCTCGCCGAGATCATCGGCCTGTCCGCGGAGGCGGCGCCGGGCGTCGACCTCTCGATCACGACCAACGGGATCGGACTGGACCACCGCATCCGGAGCCTGGTGGATGCCGGGCTCACCCGGGTGAACGTCTCCCTCGACACGGTCGACAGGGAGCACTTCGCGCGCCTGACCCGGCGCGACAGGCTGCCGGCGGTGCTCGCGGGCATCCGCGCGGCGCACGACGCCGGGCTCATGCCGCTCAAGCTGAACGCCGTGCTGATGCGCGACACGCTCGCCGGCGCCCCCGACCTGCTCGCCTGGGCGATCGAGAACGGCTGCCGTCTGCGCTTCATCGAGCAGATGCCGCTCGACGCCGACCACACCTGGATGCGCGACAACATGGTGCCCGCCGCCGAACTCCTCGACGTGCTCGGCGCCCGCTTCACCCTCACCGAGGCGGGCAGGGTGGACCCCTCAGCGCCAGCGGAGGAGTGGCTGGTGGACGGTGGGCCAGCGACGGTCGGCATCATCGCGTCGGTGACGCGCTCGTTCTGTTCCGCCTGCGACCGCACCAGGATCACGGCGGAGGGCACGGTGCGCTCCTGCCTGTTCGGCGACGACGAGACCGACCTGCGCGCACTGCTGCGCGGCGGGGCGGACGACGCCGAGATCGCCCGCTGGTGGCGGGGAGCGATGTGGGGCAAGCAGGCCGGCCACGGGATCGGCGCAGACGGGTTCGTGCCTCCGGTGCGGAGCATGGGGGCGATCGGTGGCTGAGTCGGGCGACGGCACCGTGCTCGTGCGGTATTTCGCCGCGGCGGAGGAGGCGGCCGGGCGGTCGGAGGAGCGCATCCGGCTGGCGGAGCCGACGCTCGGTGCCCTGCGCGCCGAACTGCTCGCCCGCTACGGTGCGCCGATGGAGCTGGTGCTGCGGTCAGGGTCATTCCTGGTGGATGCGGTCGTGTCGCGCGACCCTGCCAGACGCGTGGCAGGGACCGTGGATGTGCTTCCGCCGTTCGCGGGCGGGTGACCTGACCCGATCTGACCTGACCGGTGCGCTAGGGTTGTCGCAACAGTGGGGGCTGAGCAGGGGAGGTGCGCGATGAGCACGCTGATGGACGAATTCGCTGCGGTGCAACGGCGTCGGCGGAGGGTTGCGCTGCTGATGGTGGCGGCGATCGTCGCCGGGGTCGCCGCGTGGCTGACCGGGCCGATCGGGATCGTGATGATCGGTTTCGGCGACGCGGCGGGCTGGGCGCTCGCGGCGGCCGGCCTGGTTCTGCTGGCGGCCATGATCGTGGCGATCGTCGCGGCGGTGCGCACGCGCGTCGCCCCGTCGAGCCAGCCGGGCAAGGCCAACCTGCGCTTCGACGACCCGCTCCCGTCCCGCAACCCGAACGGCGGCAACGCCATGAACGGCTTCCAGATCGGCTCCTGAGCCGCGGGCGTCGGCGCGCGTCAGAGGGCGTAGACGGGCAGGTCGGCGGGATCGACCGCGACGGTGACCGGCGTGCCCGGCATCAGGGCGAGGTCGGCGACGACCGACGGCGCGACCAGCGCTGGCAGGCTGTCGGTGCGCACGAGCACGAGGTCGCCGCGGGGCTCCAGGTCGCGCACGGTCGCGGGGAGCCGGTTCGGGATGTCCGGCGCGGGATCGAGCGCGCGGAGCACCCGCACGGTCGACGGCCGAACGGCGGCGGCGACCCGTGAGCCGATGGGTGGGGCGGGGGAGGTGGCAGTTCCGTCGAGCACCGTTCCGTCGAGCACCGTTCCGTCCAGCGCGGTCCGGTCGTCGGTGACGATCCCGGATGCGCTGCGCCGCCCGGTGAGCAGCGTCACCCCGGTCAGCTCGGCGGTGAACGCGCGGCGGGGGCGGTCGAGCACGTCTCTGGTCGGTCCGTCGTCGACGATGCGGCCGTCGTGCATCACGATCACCCGATCGGCGAGCAGGTAGGCGTCGAGCGCGTCGTGGCTGACGATCACGGCCGTGCGCCCGGCAAGTGCTCGCGCGAGTGTCTGCCGCACCTCGCCGGTCACGGCGACATCGAGCGCAGACAGCGGCTCGTCGAGCAGCAGCACCCGGGGTTCGGCGGCGAGGGCGCGGGCCACGGCGACCCGCTGCGCCTGCCCGCCGGACAGCTCGTCGGGGCGGCGGTCGGCGAACGCCTCCACACCAACGGAGCGCAGCCAGCCATCGGCGACGCCCCGCGCGTCGACCCGGGATGCGCGTCCGGCCCGCGGACCGAACTCCACGTTCTGCCGCACGGTCAGGTGCGGGAACAGCAGCGGCTCCTGCGCGAGCAGAGCCACCCCGCGGCGGTGCGGCGGCGTCCAGGCGCCGGGCAGGTCGAACAGCACGTCGCCGCCGAGTGTCGCCCGGCCGGTGTCGGGGCGGACGAGCCCGGCGAGCATCCCGAGCACGGTGGACTTGCCCGCGCCGTTCGGGCCGAGCACGGCGACGGTCTGTCCGTCTGCGATGCTGAGGTCGATGTCGGTCCCGCGCTCGGACAGCGTCGCGCGCATCCGGACGGTCGAGTCGGAGTCGCTCACCGCGCCGCCGCTGCGCTCCGCGTCGACGTCGCTCACCGCGCCGCCGCCTGCTCCGACCGGCGGGCAGACCCACCGACCGCCCGCAGCCGCCGCCGTCCCGGCTCGCCGGCGCCGTGTGCCACCGCGACCACCACCACCGCCACTGCGATCAGCACCAGCGAGAGCGCGACCGCCGCATCCGGGTCGGTCTCGCGCTGCAGGTAGATCTCCAGCGGCAGGGTGCGGGTGACACCCTGCAGGCTGCCCGCGAAGGCGAGGGTCGCGCCGAACTCGCCGAGGGCGCGGGCGAACGACAGGATCGCGCCGGATAGCAGGGCGGGAAGCACCAGCGGCAGCGTCACCCGGAACAGCACCGTCGCCGGCCGCGCTCCCAGGGTCGCGGCGACCGCCTCGAACCGGGTTCCCGCCGTGCGGAGGGCGCCCTCCAGGCTCAGCACCAGGAATGGCAGGGCGACGAACGTCTGCGCCAGCACCACCGCCGTCGTCGAGAACGCCACGTCCAGCGCGCCGCCGAGGAGGCCGCGCCGGCCGAACAGGTAGAGCAGGGCCAGACCGCCCACGACCGGCGGCAGCACCAGCGGCAGCAGCACCACCGCGCGCACCACCCGCTGCCCGCGGAACGGCACCCGCGCCAGCACCGTCGCCATCGGCACCCCCAGCAGCACGCAGAGCGCGGTCGCGGCCAGCGAGGTGCGCAGGCTCAGCCCGAGCGCATCCAGCGACGACGGCGACGTGATCAGCGGGATGAACTCGCCCCAGTCGACCCGCAGCAGCATCGCGACCAGCGGAAGCAGCACGAACAGTCCGCCGAGCACCGCCAGCGCGACGATCCAGCCGGGCACGTCGAGGCGGCGCGGCGGCGACACCACGCTACGGAGCACCGAACCCGGCGGCCGCGAGCACGGCGCGGCCCTTCCCGCCGGTGACGAAGTCGATGAACGCCGCGGCCCCCTTCGGGTTGGGCGCCCCGGCCACCGCCACGATCGGGTACGTGTTGACCACGCCGGACGCCTCCGGGAAGGCGACGGATGCGACCTTCGAGCCTGCCCCCTTCACGTCCGTCACGTAGACGATCCCGGCGTCCGCCTCGCCGGACTCCACCTTGCCGAGCACGTCGGTCACCGACGACTCCTGGCTCACCGGCGTGAGCGTCACCCCGCTCGACGCCTCCACTTTCGCGGTCGCGGCCCCACACGGCACCTGCGGAGCGCACACGACGGTCTTCACCCCCGGCTTCGCGAGGTCGGCGAACCCGGTGATCTTCGCCGGGTTGCCGGGAGGGACGGCGATGGCGAGGACGTTCGTGGCGAAGTCGACCGGTTTCCCGTCCGCCAGCTTCGCCGTGACCGCCTTCGCCATATTGGCCCCGTCCGCCGACGCGAACACGTCGGCGGGGGCGCCCTCGGTCAGCTGCGAGACCAGGTCGGACGACCCGGCGAAACTGAAGGTGACCTTCGCCCCGGGATGCGCGGACTCGAACGTCTTCCCGAGCGCGGTGAAACTGGACGTCAGCGATGCAGCCGCGAACACGGTGACCGTGCCGCCGACCGTATCCGCCGACGCCGACCCCGTGGATGCGGTGGGCTGCGTCGCGGAGGAGGCCGCGCATCCGGAGAGCAGGAGGGCGGG encodes the following:
- a CDS encoding DUF5997 family protein, yielding MSAQKKPQTMKAATAAKKLGIYLPAAPAEFQEGEVSRTDFDELAANPPEWLVTLRAEGPHPRDVVAHKLGVSNSGLARGGVTEALTTAEIKALLENPPAWLVTERATQAAVHAENARVKARNAERAARTD
- a CDS encoding DUF1622 domain-containing protein, which gives rise to MFGQGFFDTIAVAFEVVGVSAMAVGFLVAVAIAIRAWVISRSGRTAFKTLRESFGGVILLGLEVLVAADLVRTVTSTPSLTDALALALIVLIRTVLSFSLQIEIDGVAPWRRALVTGPEVLARSAARTQR
- a CDS encoding amino acid transporter translates to MSSTPAETTPTSPTPVPGQAHEPQKPARPGKSTFRHWLLSGLIDERGTHQGPHGRKPERQHTWWQVMCLTGVDYFSTLGYQPAIAALAAGVVSPFATLVLVALTLLGALPVYRRVARESFKGSGSIAMLERLLPWWAGKLFVLVLLGFAATDFMITITLSAADATAHAIENPYTPEWFHGNQVGITLFLLALLGAVFLKGFREAIGIAVVLVAVYLALNVIVVATSIVEVFQHTTAIDDWWAALNTQHGNPLMVVGIALLVFPRLALGLSGFETGVAVMPQIKGRPDDDPEYPRGRIRGAGRLLTTAAIIMSCFLITSSFTTTLLIPQKEFQSGGSANGRALAYLAHEYLGNVFGSVYDLSTILILWFAGASAMAGLLNLVPRYLPRYGMAPQWARAVRPLVLVFTLIAFVITLVFQADVDAQGGAYATGVLVLITSASLAVTLSAWRKRQRKRTIAFAIVTTIFVYTTIANIFERPDGLRIASLFIIGIITISIVSRIGRSFQLRATSVTLDVTALDFVLEDAEEGEIRIISHEPDVDTTKEYEQKNKDERKFSHIPQRSRTIFIEVYRSDSSDFEEDLIVHGVVKHGYRVLQVKAGNVPNTIAAVLLEIRDVTGVVPTIYFEWTEGNPISNMFRFLITGVGEVAPVTREVLREAERDVKRRPAVHVS
- a CDS encoding SDR family NAD(P)-dependent oxidoreductase; translated protein: MLPDSPSPDSDALDSDAPGASGASDASGSAASRVDPADLAAALRVLENLHELDEEHPDFITVRRATAHMFKAVKQARRKEIRRAVAEADKAVVAATATGAPDRIDDETRGLDLTTSTEAASAGTLLKSRACYICKQHYTLVDAFYHQLCPDCAALSHAKRNARTDLTGKRALLTGGRAKIGMHIALRLLRDGAHLTITTRFPRDAVRRFSQLPDASEWLHRLRVVGIDLRDPAQVIALADSVAAQGPLDILINNAAQTVRRSAGAYSLLAEAESRPLPDGPLPEMETFGHTADPHPHALEASVAAHPLLSAANVAGTVAELAGPSALTADELAALAMAPGSSSLAKHADGTAIDAGGLVPDVHTVNSWTQAVQDVDPLEMLEVQLCNTTAPFLLISRLRASMAAATAAAEAGRAYIVNVSAMEGVFGRRYKGPGHPHTNMAKAALNMLTRTSAGEMFETDRILMTAVDTGWITDERPHYTKVRLAEEGFHAPLDLVDGAARVYDPIVRGQAGEDLHGVFLKDYRSSAW
- a CDS encoding DUF6510 family protein, whose product is MTGPDYLDGNAAAGLLSEVFAADITSAVGKCASCGDEAVVAVARVYPNDHGLVVRCSVCGDVLVVAVEKRETVCVDLRGLSWLEMRPAATA
- a CDS encoding ferredoxin reductase; the encoded protein is MSTAWRVAEVVAARFETPTARTLRLRIPGLSGHLAGQHVDIRLTAPDGYQAVRSYSIASALPGDELELTVEELADGEVSPYLVRGVTTGEQLEVRGPVGGWFVWRPGEQTPIQLIAGGSGVVPLMSMARAHAAAASAAPFRLLYSVRSPEAVYYRDELAMLARDTAAPLSVHYVYTRETPPDWPVDAGRLTAEALAAATLPVTATPTFYLCGATAFVETVSGWLVDAGHDPARIRTERYGGIGAAA
- a CDS encoding sulfite oxidase-like oxidoreductase, whose translation is MGIISSGFLGRRRTEDTRLPPGQYLTEGFPVLSAGPTPRITHDEWAFTITTENGTVHRWSWDEFLALPQDDVTQDIHCVTSWSKLGTSWRGVAIDTLFEGVDTDYEYTMAHSYGGYTTNVPLADLLDGKAWIAHTFDGEDLAPEHGGPARLLVPHLYFWKSAKWVNGLQMLPQDQPGFWEQNGYNMYGDPWKEERYW
- the moaA gene encoding GTP 3',8-cyclase MoaA, whose protein sequence is MTVVNLGTPRSAALRTEPSTEGRPDTRDLVDRYGRVARDLRVSVTEKCSLRCTYCMPEDGLPSIPRDDLLSAVEISRLVRIATRDLGITEVRFTGGEPLMRADLAEIIGLSAEAAPGVDLSITTNGIGLDHRIRSLVDAGLTRVNVSLDTVDREHFARLTRRDRLPAVLAGIRAAHDAGLMPLKLNAVLMRDTLAGAPDLLAWAIENGCRLRFIEQMPLDADHTWMRDNMVPAAELLDVLGARFTLTEAGRVDPSAPAEEWLVDGGPATVGIIASVTRSFCSACDRTRITAEGTVRSCLFGDDETDLRALLRGGADDAEIARWWRGAMWGKQAGHGIGADGFVPPVRSMGAIGG
- a CDS encoding MoaD/ThiS family protein, which translates into the protein MAESGDGTVLVRYFAAAEEAAGRSEERIRLAEPTLGALRAELLARYGAPMELVLRSGSFLVDAVVSRDPARRVAGTVDVLPPFAGG
- a CDS encoding ABC transporter ATP-binding protein — translated: MRATLSERGTDIDLSIADGQTVAVLGPNGAGKSTVLGMLAGLVRPDTGRATLGGDVLFDLPGAWTPPHRRGVALLAQEPLLFPHLTVRQNVEFGPRAGRASRVDARGVADGWLRSVGVEAFADRRPDELSGGQAQRVAVARALAAEPRVLLLDEPLSALDVAVTGEVRQTLARALAGRTAVIVSHDALDAYLLADRVIVMHDGRIVDDGPTRDVLDRPRRAFTAELTGVTLLTGRRSASGIVTDDRTALDGTVLDGTVLDGTATSPAPPIGSRVAAAVRPSTVRVLRALDPAPDIPNRLPATVRDLEPRGDLVLVRTDSLPALVAPSVVADLALMPGTPVTVAVDPADLPVYAL
- a CDS encoding ABC transporter permease, coding for MVSPPRRLDVPGWIVALAVLGGLFVLLPLVAMLLRVDWGEFIPLITSPSSLDALGLSLRTSLAATALCVLLGVPMATVLARVPFRGQRVVRAVVLLPLVLPPVVGGLALLYLFGRRGLLGGALDVAFSTTAVVLAQTFVALPFLVLSLEGALRTAGTRFEAVAATLGARPATVLFRVTLPLVLPALLSGAILSFARALGEFGATLAFAGSLQGVTRTLPLEIYLQRETDPDAAVALSLVLIAVAVVVVAVAHGAGEPGRRRLRAVGGSARRSEQAAAR
- the modA gene encoding molybdate ABC transporter substrate-binding protein, with protein sequence MTVHRRSIAAIAAAALAPALLLSGCAASSATQPTASTGSASADTVGGTVTVFAAASLTSSFTALGKTFESAHPGAKVTFSFAGSSDLVSQLTEGAPADVFASADGANMAKAVTAKLADGKPVDFATNVLAIAVPPGNPAKITGFADLAKPGVKTVVCAPQVPCGAATAKVEASSGVTLTPVSQESSVTDVLGKVESGEADAGIVYVTDVKGAGSKVASVAFPEASGVVNTYPIVAVAGAPNPKGAAAFIDFVTGGKGRAVLAAAGFGAP